In the genome of Methylococcus sp. EFPC2, the window ATGCCCAACATGGCTTTTCTCTCGCTGGCCGCCCTGCTCGGCGGCGCCGCCTTCGCCATCGCGAAACGCCAGCAGGATCTCGCCCGCGTGGTGGCCGAGGACGCCATGACGCCCCGCCTCGCCCCGCCCGAAGTGAAGGAACTGGGCTGGGACGACGTGCAGCCGGTCGACCTGATAGGCCTGGAAGTCGGCTATCGCCTGATACCCCTGGTGGACAAAAACCAGGGCGGACAGCTCATGGCCAAGATCAAGGGGGTACGCAAGAAACTCTCGCAGGACTTGGGCTTTCTGATACCCAGCGTGCATATCCGCGACAACCTCGATCTGAGCCCCACGGCTTACCGGCTCACCCTGCTGGGCGTGACCGTAGGCGAGGCCGAGATACTGCCGGACCGCCTGATGGCGATCAATCCGGGGCGGGTGTACGGCACGCTCCGTGGCATAGAGGGCAAGGATCCGGCCTTCGGCCTGGAAGCCATCTGGATAGAACCGGAGCAGCGCGACCATGCCCAGACCCTGGGCTACACGGTGGTGGATCCCGGCACCGTGCTGGCCACGCACCTCAGCCACATCCTGCAATCGAACGCGCATCAACTGTTCGGCCACGAAGAAGCCCAGCAATTGCTGGATGGCCTGGCCCGCACGGCGCCCAAACTGGTCGAAGACCTGACGCCCAAGACCCTGCCGCTGGGCATCATCGTCAAGGTCATGCAAGGCCTGTTGCAGGAGGGCGTACCGCTGCGCGACGTCCGCACCATCGCCGAAACTTTGGCGGAATTCGGCGGCCGGAGCCAAGATCCCGGCGTTCTGGTGGCCGTGGTGCGCGCCGCCCTAGGCAGGCTGATCGTCCAGAAAATCAGCGGCATAGAGAAAGAAATCCCGGTCGTCACCCTCGATCCGGAACTGGAACAGTTGTTGCAAAAAATACTGCAAACCGCCGGACAGGATGCCGCCGGCATCGAACCGGGCCTGGCCGAGCAGATGCTCAAGGCGCTGGAAGAGAAGACCCAGAAACTGGAGCTGGAAGGTTATCCCGCCATCCTGCTGGTGTCTTCCGCCATAAGGCCCTGGCTGGCGCGCTTCGTCAAACACGCGATCGCGGGCCTGAACGTGCTGGCATACAACGAGATTCCCGAGGACAGGCAGGTCAAGGTGGTCGCCACGGTGGGTCAGCGCGGCTGATCTGCGACAGGGAGCGAACCGTACCGTCCTCC includes:
- the flhA gene encoding flagellar biosynthesis protein FlhA; this encodes MTDALTLFMGRLKLAGALGLGPPLVVLLMMAMLVLPLPAMLLDLFFTFNIALSLLILLVVIYTLRPLDFAVFPTVLLVATLLRLSLNVASARVVLLEGHNGPDAAGKVIEAFGEFVIGGNYAVGIVVFIILVVINFVVVTKGAGRVSEVSARFTLDAMPGKQMAIDADLNAGLINQDAARARRAEVTAEADFYGSMDGASKFVRGDAVAGILILFINVIGGLIVGMAQHGLPFAEALHNYTLLTIGDGLVAQIPSLLLSVGSAIIVTRVSVSNENIGQQFSKQFFQDPKPLGLSAGVIGLMGMIPGMPNMAFLSLAALLGGAAFAIAKRQQDLARVVAEDAMTPRLAPPEVKELGWDDVQPVDLIGLEVGYRLIPLVDKNQGGQLMAKIKGVRKKLSQDLGFLIPSVHIRDNLDLSPTAYRLTLLGVTVGEAEILPDRLMAINPGRVYGTLRGIEGKDPAFGLEAIWIEPEQRDHAQTLGYTVVDPGTVLATHLSHILQSNAHQLFGHEEAQQLLDGLARTAPKLVEDLTPKTLPLGIIVKVMQGLLQEGVPLRDVRTIAETLAEFGGRSQDPGVLVAVVRAALGRLIVQKISGIEKEIPVVTLDPELEQLLQKILQTAGQDAAGIEPGLAEQMLKALEEKTQKLELEGYPAILLVSSAIRPWLARFVKHAIAGLNVLAYNEIPEDRQVKVVATVGQRG